tatgcatatacccgtacatatagtatatgcacCTTTCATATACGCACATTCTTCCCACTGACTGCGCTATTACTTCAGTTCTCCTTTCCATAAATTCATTGCGAATTTGTGAAATTTCCTTTTCTTTTTACGCAAAAACCAATTCACCGTTTTGCGCTGCactaattaatttgatttttttaatattcaattttatttcataatgaaattattttcttatgcATCACACACAAAACGGATTCGGTGAAAATCAGAAGGTTAAATCCTGACGAATTCGTCCAATTGTGTCAGTTGGCGATGTCGGAACTCTTATCCGAACTTCCATGCATTAATATAATGCCGcgattatatacaaatatttgtacatagtatgtaaaGCGTTTTTagatttcaattaattttttgtaccgTGACTTTTTAGCATCGCACTGTAAACGCCTTTTCCTTGACTTTTggttttgtcatttatttatttaagttttttataaccGGGAGCACCAGCGCGCCGCGAAACGCTACGCTTATTCAATTCGGCTTTCCCAgacaaactaaattaaaaatctcAATGAGAAAACGAATGCGAAAAATCATTTCGGCCTTTTTATTTGGTATCTGTGAGATACATACCCACTCTTGCCTGCACGGTCGAAtatatgcttatgtatgtatgtaaaattgttgacttTGTTGTCATGACACCTCTGCTTCTCCTTGGCAATTCGTTTTGTGTGTGACATTTAGCGTTGCTATGTTTGCTTTCGTTATTTCGTTCGGTCGAATTGTTTACTTTACTGTTGTTTATTGTGtttacaaaaaagtttatgaatgaatgtctctttctctcttttctTGCGAATTCAGGTGTATGACtagaaaatgtatacatatgccaATGAAAAGTCACCCTACAAAAAGTATGCTCAGTCCCTTTTTGGCGAAAAACGAGAGAGAGCATGAACTGCTTGCAAGTCTCTTTGATGAGTAGCGAACCCAGTAGCTAGTACATAGAGTGGATAACTCCTTCGATTGATCTTATGTTTTCTgcgaacaatttttataaataatcagcatgaAGAGACGAGTTCGAGACACGAGTTAAAATCTGGGTGGGTGTCTGTCCATCCACATGTCCGTCGTCTTCACGTGTAAGTTGTAACTTGAagtaaaattaagatatctttatgaaacttgatacacatGCTCCTTGGAAAAAAGCAAGGACTAGTTCGTAGATGGGGGTAATCGGATCACAGCAacacccacaaaacgccattaaccgaaaacttataaagtgccacATCTAGgcactaaattaaggtataTAACTGTAATTTAGCACAGGAATCACAGTAGTAAGTGGCACCTGTGGACTAAAACTGAAAAATGGTCATAATTCCGCCTTCTAATAGATTTAAATACATATCTCCAAAATCATTCAAGctaaaataaccaaattcgctcaggTTAAATTCCTTAAGCACTCATACctgccactttatgaccaaaaatcgTCCTAAtcaaaccaaaactgttcaagaccctatgTACCGAAAACGAGGACCGGAGtccttatagttgactttttatcgCAAATAGCGAAACCCAGCTTCCTTTAGccaccatatacctaatatgaaGATTTCGAACTTCCGAGTGACTTTATGTATAACGAAtgtatcggccaatatgttagTTATCTCAAATCTGAATCTGAAAATGAGATATAACAATACATGTACCTTTGTGTCTAAAATTGGATGaaaactttactccatatgcttatgtatgtatatgtagattgGTGAAGGTATGAGAGGTACCTTAATTAAACCCAaggaacattttattagtatttggcATACTAATACTCGTAGTATGCATtggcataaagagataaaatcgCTACTCTcaacttccatatactatactatatataatgcTATTCGCCTGACTTTAAACTGTTCAGCTTGgtcaaaatgtgtgatattttaatgaaactaatttttcttaaatattatgTTATTTAGCGCTGAGTTAGAATGGAATTTGTATTGGTCTAAGTCTCATATCGctaatataatgaatttcgATCTTAATGTTGACCGCACAAActcaatatatgtgacctggtctacggaaagggggcttaggtgtcaaaaaaaggagaacaattaatgagataacgagaaactgacgattatttttaacagcttttcccagaaaactagttttcgcacgttagctcccttttcgtagaccaggtcacatatactaaAGTTAGCCTCTTTGGTCGAGTTTATATCACATAAACATATATCATTTGAAGAtgttttcattataatttttgctgACGCGAACTCAAATCTGGCAATAAAATTAAGTCCAACATAAGTGAATGGTCGTCAATATAAGTCAAGAAGACaccaaattttattataatccATTCTCGAGTTCGTCAATGTTGAATTTTTGcgcaaaatttttatactcttgcagcatgttgctacagaatataataaCGTTGTTCACTTAACAATTGTTTGTATCAcccaaaactaatcgagatatatatacttgtatatagatcaggatgacgagacaagTAAGGAATAGCTAAGTTCTATCTATATTTTCGTATACTcgtgaaattttatttcatttagtaGTTTGTagtttaaaatcaaataattaaagtacatttttatattttgtataaaagatAAGATAATATTTATTGTGCGTTCACAAATcacttaaatttacaaattatacAATAAAAGTCAAATTATACATGTATTGTTGTAGGTAGATATACAAACGGTTACgattatattacaaataatttaacatTAACTTAAATAGTCTCTTTTCGCAGTTTTtccataaaatacatacacacatttatttgAGTTCAAGAAGTTTTTAGCTTTGAACAATTAAGTACATTTTCATTTGTTGGACTCCCCAATCGAAGCGGTCTTTTGTATCTGTTCGTTCAAGAAGTTTTCATCTGCTAAGAATGTAGTTTTTCCGACTTTTTCCCCTGTTTccatattaaattcaaatacgCAGGGTATGCTATTCGGTACATTCACAGTAGAAATATTCTCATCTGACACTTCTGCAattatacaagtacataaaCATACGTACGATCTGATAAgtcaaaaacaaatacatgtgcatattcatatataaaacaTTGAGTGATGtccttataaaaaaatacaataatagtCGCACTTACTATCGATGTGTTTGATCAGGGCACGTGCCACAGTGCCATGTGCTATGATGAGAACTCGCCTGCCTCCTAGCACCTGCTTAAATATGACATTCTCAAAGTACGGTATGACGCGTTGCATTAGGACCTTCAATGACTCGGTGTCTGGGAATTCCGCCGCTGGTATATCTTTGAAACTCGGATTATTACGTATGGAATAATAGTACGGATTGTCTGCTGTGATAGGTGGTGGAAGAACATCGTATTTACGCCGCCACGATTGCACCTATAAGCAATTAGTTCGCATTGTTAATTCTTGAAATTCATTCGTACAATTATagagttaattaaataaatacaaaaaaacgttaacgtTGGCTGCACTGAATCTATGTACCCTTCCTTACacgaacttgattttgatcgatcagtttgtacggcagttATATGGTACAGTGATCCGATCTCAGGAATTTCTTTATCTATGACAATAACTCgtccaagtttcgtgaagataaaagttttccataaaagcacTTGGTTCCATGGTTGTGATTCAATATCGGCGGTTCCTCAGCTTTTAGAATATCGATCTGAATTTTTGCACACATCGttttcttctcaagaagcttttcatttgttggaatcgtcGATATAGAACATTTTTCTATTCGAcgaaataacttcaaaaaacttGACATGGCTTACTGCGCAAgtatcattatagcatatagttggtATGCAAATGGAACGATGAGAATCAAGTTCTCGTAACGAAAATTTTGATTGGCAAAACATGTACAAGAAATatcgcatttttttattatccaaagcaataCCAAAATATCTGAACAAATATTGAGATTGGaccttcttctttaatggcgtaaccgagttaacaacaacgcgccagtcgcaATTTGGCGGCAAtttgagataccaagtgcagccaggtccttctcctcctgtaggtcttcctctgcttctcccggcgggtactacgcCGAATAATTTCAGAactggagcgttttcatccatgttgttggtgttagtactggttccaagatagacgaaattatctatcgCTTCAAAGTTAtgtctgtcaacagtgacgttaaaactaacggcgcggatttTGAGGCAATGAATCAATATCATAGGCGTACGTTAGCAGCTGTACATtgttatagaagattgtacctgctcgattaaacTCTGCAGCTGgcattattttctccagcagtagatgtAAGAAGTCGCACGGACCACTATCGCATGTATTACCATTGTGCAGGGTATTtaaccaaagttaacgtttttccacCAATTACGACCTAAACTATTGAAATTTCATGGTCAGTGTCAAAACTAATAGATTTTAATTCAGTTACCAAGTGTACTCGTACAAATGCACCACCCAATGTTTTAAGACCAATGAGTGGAAAAAGGAAACACAATAACAGGCTCAGGTTTTATTTGGTACTATTTTCATCGTATATTGTTAAAAACATTGAGATtcgagaaatattttgaaagactAATTTCTACTTTTCGATCTTGAACTTACTTGTTCCTCCCCATATTTGTCGGCC
The sequence above is drawn from the Bactrocera tryoni isolate S06 chromosome 1, CSIRO_BtryS06_freeze2, whole genome shotgun sequence genome and encodes:
- the LOC120771064 gene encoding 2,3-bisphosphoglycerate-dependent phosphoglycerate mutase isoform X6: MSLIFKSVCPGAKAKQLNMKTNQLVIIRHGESEWNKLNLFCGWHDADLSEQGAKDAINTSAVALRESNLKFDIAYSSALIRARQSLSIILKELNLCDLEVVSDWHLNERHYGNLTGYNKRDMADKYGEEQVQSWRRKYDVLPPPITADNPYYYSIRNNPSFKDIPAAEFPDTESLKVLMQRVIPYFENVIFKQVLGGRRVLIIAHGTVARALIKHIDKVSDENISTVNVPNSIPCVFEFNMETGEKVGKTTFLADENFLNEQIQKTASIGESNK
- the LOC120771064 gene encoding 2,3-bisphosphoglycerate-dependent phosphoglycerate mutase isoform X2, which encodes MCMEIKTYTTSLPTFLFHCQRRNILLIATLIGQDFKSVCPGAKAKQLNMKTNQLVIIRHGESEWNKLNLFCGWHDADLSEQGAKDAINTSAVALRESNLKFDIAYSSALIRARQSLSIILKELNLCDLEVVSDWHLNERHYGNLTGYNKRDMADKYGEEQVQSWRRKYDVLPPPITADNPYYYSIRNNPSFKDIPAAEFPDTESLKVLMQRVIPYFENVIFKQVLGGRRVLIIAHGTVARALIKHIDKVSDENISTVNVPNSIPCVFEFNMETGEKVGKTTFLADENFLNEQIQKTASIGESNK
- the LOC120771064 gene encoding 2,3-bisphosphoglycerate-dependent phosphoglycerate mutase isoform X5, giving the protein MLVTLHNFKSVCPGAKAKQLNMKTNQLVIIRHGESEWNKLNLFCGWHDADLSEQGAKDAINTSAVALRESNLKFDIAYSSALIRARQSLSIILKELNLCDLEVVSDWHLNERHYGNLTGYNKRDMADKYGEEQVQSWRRKYDVLPPPITADNPYYYSIRNNPSFKDIPAAEFPDTESLKVLMQRVIPYFENVIFKQVLGGRRVLIIAHGTVARALIKHIDKVSDENISTVNVPNSIPCVFEFNMETGEKVGKTTFLADENFLNEQIQKTASIGESNK
- the LOC120771064 gene encoding 2,3-bisphosphoglycerate-dependent phosphoglycerate mutase isoform X7, with product MKTNQLVIIRHGESEWNKLNLFCGWHDADLSEQGAKDAINTSAVALRESNLKFDIAYSSALIRARQSLSIILKELNLCDLEVVSDWHLNERHYGNLTGYNKRDMADKYGEEQVQSWRRKYDVLPPPITADNPYYYSIRNNPSFKDIPAAEFPDTESLKVLMQRVIPYFENVIFKQVLGGRRVLIIAHGTVARALIKHIDKVSDENISTVNVPNSIPCVFEFNMETGEKVGKTTFLADENFLNEQIQKTASIGESNK
- the LOC120771064 gene encoding 2,3-bisphosphoglycerate-dependent phosphoglycerate mutase isoform X4 — protein: MQNTWTAFKSVCPGAKAKQLNMKTNQLVIIRHGESEWNKLNLFCGWHDADLSEQGAKDAINTSAVALRESNLKFDIAYSSALIRARQSLSIILKELNLCDLEVVSDWHLNERHYGNLTGYNKRDMADKYGEEQVQSWRRKYDVLPPPITADNPYYYSIRNNPSFKDIPAAEFPDTESLKVLMQRVIPYFENVIFKQVLGGRRVLIIAHGTVARALIKHIDKVSDENISTVNVPNSIPCVFEFNMETGEKVGKTTFLADENFLNEQIQKTASIGESNK
- the LOC120771064 gene encoding 2,3-bisphosphoglycerate-dependent phosphoglycerate mutase isoform X3 gives rise to the protein MRFLKSIACKIFKSVCPGAKAKQLNMKTNQLVIIRHGESEWNKLNLFCGWHDADLSEQGAKDAINTSAVALRESNLKFDIAYSSALIRARQSLSIILKELNLCDLEVVSDWHLNERHYGNLTGYNKRDMADKYGEEQVQSWRRKYDVLPPPITADNPYYYSIRNNPSFKDIPAAEFPDTESLKVLMQRVIPYFENVIFKQVLGGRRVLIIAHGTVARALIKHIDKVSDENISTVNVPNSIPCVFEFNMETGEKVGKTTFLADENFLNEQIQKTASIGESNK